A genomic region of Fusobacterium sp. contains the following coding sequences:
- a CDS encoding 2-keto-3-deoxygluconate permease gives MIMRFLKRVPAGMMIVPLLIGAFMNTFFPAALKIGSFTTATFSSAGAATAMGIQLFCLGTTLQLRDMPKVVKRGGILLISKFIIGATIGIVIGKIFGFAGICGLTTLAIISAVTNSNGSVYLALMKTYGDTTDCAAMALLALNDGPLFTLIALGASGLANVPFMALVATVIPIIVGMIIGNLDKEMQTFLEPAGNILIPFVGLTLGAGINLSNVVKGGVPGIILGLITVFVGGSFIVFCDKIIGRRPGYAGWAVATTAGNAVAVPAAVGLIDPAWAPYVGEATTQVAASVVVTAILVPLMTNWWAKKYGCPQSEALEAAKLESVK, from the coding sequence ATGATTATGAGATTTTTAAAAAGAGTGCCTGCTGGTATGATGATTGTTCCTTTACTTATAGGGGCTTTTATGAATACTTTTTTCCCAGCTGCATTAAAAATAGGGTCATTTACGACAGCAACATTTTCTAGTGCAGGGGCAGCAACAGCAATGGGGATACAGTTATTTTGTCTTGGAACTACTTTGCAATTGAGAGATATGCCTAAAGTAGTAAAACGTGGAGGCATTCTTCTTATTTCTAAATTTATAATTGGGGCAACTATTGGAATAGTTATTGGAAAGATATTTGGTTTTGCTGGAATATGTGGACTTACAACATTAGCAATTATCAGTGCAGTAACTAACAGTAATGGAAGTGTGTATCTGGCTCTTATGAAAACTTATGGAGATACTACTGACTGTGCTGCTATGGCTCTTTTAGCTCTTAATGATGGACCACTTTTTACACTTATAGCTCTTGGTGCTTCTGGACTTGCAAATGTTCCATTTATGGCACTTGTAGCAACAGTTATACCTATCATAGTTGGTATGATTATTGGAAATCTTGATAAAGAAATGCAAACTTTTCTAGAACCAGCTGGAAATATTTTAATTCCATTTGTTGGACTTACTCTTGGAGCAGGAATTAATTTAAGCAATGTGGTAAAAGGTGGAGTTCCAGGAATTATTTTAGGACTTATAACAGTGTTTGTGGGAGGATCTTTCATAGTTTTCTGTGATAAAATCATAGGAAGAAGACCTGGATATGCAGGATGGGCAGTTGCGACTACAGCAGGAAATGCAGTTGCAGTACCAGCAGCAGTAGGACTTATTGACCCAGCTTGGGCTCCATATGTAGGAGAAGCAACTACTCAGGTAGCAGCATCAGTAGTAGTTACAGCTATCTTAGTTCCATTGATGACTAACTGGTGGGCAAAAAAATATGGATGTCCACAATCAGAAGCTTTAGAAGCTGCAAAATTAGAATCAGTAAAATAA